A single Desulfobaculum bizertense DSM 18034 DNA region contains:
- a CDS encoding phage regulatory CII family protein, which produces MTIGHTFIETLKNAVCESLGAQAAADCLGKSYSSLMSEFNENIPTHKLGVCDALKLIELSDSEASREQLARAMGGVFVRVPDANCLDHKASQTQALVAVQDLGVAIGEYNKAIDDMVITEQEFRTVEKEVYQAITAIQSFLFAVRSETRFCS; this is translated from the coding sequence ATGACAATAGGGCACACATTTATCGAAACGCTAAAGAATGCCGTGTGCGAGAGCTTAGGTGCTCAGGCTGCCGCCGATTGCCTTGGCAAGTCGTATTCCTCTCTCATGAGCGAGTTCAACGAGAATATTCCAACTCATAAGCTTGGAGTTTGCGATGCCCTGAAGCTTATTGAATTGAGTGATTCCGAAGCTTCGCGGGAGCAGTTGGCTCGGGCTATGGGTGGTGTGTTCGTCCGGGTGCCGGATGCAAACTGCTTGGACCACAAGGCAAGCCAAACTCAGGCCCTCGTAGCTGTTCAGGATTTGGGCGTGGCGATTGGTGAATACAACAAGGCAATTGATGACATGGTTATTACTGAACAGGAGTTTCGGACTGTAGAAAAGGAGGTCTATCAGGCTATTACCGCTATTCAGAGTTTTTTGTTCGCTGTTCGTAGCGAGACACGATTCTGTAGCTAA